A region of Pseudomonas marginalis DNA encodes the following proteins:
- the glsB gene encoding glutaminase B, protein MQALLESILDEVRPLIGLGKVADYIPALADVPANQLGIAVYGNDGSAYRAGDADTLFSVQSISKVFSLVQAIDHGGETIWERLGHEPSGQPFNSLVQLEFERGRPRNPFINAGALVICDINQSRFAVPILSMRDFVRRLSGNPQILVNSVVADSEAQHGARNAAMAYLMKSFGNFHNDVDAVLHSYFNYCALQMSCLDLAKAFSFLANEGTSAHSGEQILTARQTKQVNSIMATSGLYDEAGNFAYRVGLPGKSGVGGGIVAVVPGQFTVCVWSPELNAAGNSLAGIKALELLSERIGWSVF, encoded by the coding sequence ATGCAGGCGCTGCTGGAGTCGATCCTCGACGAAGTGCGCCCACTGATCGGCCTCGGCAAAGTCGCCGACTACATTCCCGCGCTGGCCGATGTACCGGCCAACCAACTGGGCATCGCGGTGTACGGCAATGACGGCTCGGCCTACCGCGCCGGTGACGCCGATACGCTGTTCTCGGTGCAAAGTATTTCCAAGGTGTTCAGCCTGGTGCAGGCCATCGACCACGGTGGTGAAACCATCTGGGAACGCCTGGGCCACGAGCCTTCGGGGCAACCGTTCAACTCGTTGGTGCAACTGGAATTCGAACGCGGCCGCCCGCGTAACCCCTTCATCAATGCCGGCGCGCTGGTGATCTGCGACATCAACCAATCACGCTTTGCCGTGCCGATCCTGTCGATGCGCGACTTCGTGCGGCGCCTGTCGGGCAACCCGCAGATCCTGGTCAACAGCGTGGTCGCCGACTCCGAAGCCCAGCACGGTGCGCGCAATGCGGCCATGGCCTATCTGATGAAGTCCTTCGGCAATTTCCATAACGACGTGGACGCGGTGCTGCACAGCTACTTCAACTACTGCGCCTTGCAGATGAGCTGCCTGGACCTGGCCAAAGCCTTCAGCTTCCTGGCCAACGAGGGCACCAGCGCCCACAGCGGCGAACAGATCCTCACCGCGCGGCAGACCAAGCAAGTCAACTCGATCATGGCCACCAGCGGGCTGTATGACGAGGCGGGCAATTTTGCCTATCGCGTGGGCTTGCCGGGCAAGAGCGGTGTGGGCGGCGGCATTGTCGCGGTGGTGCCGGGGCAATTTACCGTGTGCGTGTGGTCGCCTGAGTTGAACGCGGCGGGGAATTCGCTGGCGGGTATCAAGGCGTTGGAGTTGTTGAGTGAGCGGATTGGGTGGTCGGTGTTTTGA
- a CDS encoding AraC family transcriptional regulator — MKHHRLDLLDPLMAKDADLFPRAVVAVGATSTSDTWEHAQHAHRKGQLMYTLRGVIHCEIEAGIWIVPPQCALWIPGGTPHAARGSGEAEVYCLLIDPDAAHALPPQCCTLAVSGLLHELISKAVSFPQFYDEAGAQGRLINTLLDELAAAPIEALHLPMPQDARLRRLANSLLADPTDKATLGQWAVRIGMSERSMTRLLLEELGLSFGRWRRQLHVILSLQRLAKGESVQRVALDLGYENASGFITMFRKAVGQPPARYLADRAGVLSPTIQTIALKDAH; from the coding sequence ATGAAGCACCACCGTCTTGATCTGCTCGACCCGTTGATGGCCAAGGACGCCGACCTGTTCCCCCGCGCCGTGGTGGCCGTGGGCGCCACCAGCACGTCGGACACCTGGGAACATGCCCAGCACGCCCACCGCAAGGGCCAGTTGATGTACACCCTGCGCGGGGTCATCCACTGTGAAATCGAAGCGGGGATCTGGATCGTGCCGCCCCAGTGCGCATTATGGATTCCCGGCGGTACGCCCCATGCTGCGCGCGGGTCTGGCGAGGCCGAGGTGTATTGCCTGCTGATCGACCCCGACGCCGCCCACGCCCTGCCGCCGCAATGCTGCACCCTGGCCGTGTCCGGGTTGCTGCATGAGCTGATCAGCAAGGCCGTCAGCTTCCCGCAATTCTATGACGAGGCCGGCGCCCAAGGCCGCTTGATCAACACCTTGCTGGATGAACTGGCCGCCGCACCGATCGAAGCCCTGCACCTGCCCATGCCCCAGGACGCCCGCTTGCGCCGCCTGGCCAACAGCCTGCTGGCCGACCCGACCGACAAAGCCACCCTCGGTCAATGGGCCGTGCGCATCGGCATGAGCGAGCGCAGCATGACGCGCCTGTTGCTGGAGGAATTGGGCCTGAGTTTCGGCCGCTGGCGCCGGCAGTTGCATGTAATCCTGTCCCTGCAACGGCTGGCCAAGGGTGAAAGTGTGCAGCGGGTGGCACTGGACCTGGGTTATGAAAACGCCAGCGGTTTCATCACCATGTTCCGCAAGGCGGTGGGCCAGCCGCCGGCGCGTTACCTGGCGGACCGTGCGGGGGTGCTCAGCCCAACCATCCAAACCATTGCGCTGAAAGATGCCCACTGA
- a CDS encoding ABC transporter ATP-binding protein → MVALAHAVSASEGLALRIENLSHGFALDGQHLPVLERVSLDVAPGEFVALLGPSGCGKSTLLRLVAGLEPADAGRLLADGEPITGPDPSRVVVFQDPTLYPWRRVWDNVALGLEAQGLLKTHSAKVDEALDKVGLGQFARAYPRQLSGGMAQRVALARALVNQPRLLILDEPLGKLDSLTRITMQKELIDLWQRQGYTALLVTHDVEEALLLANRVIVFSDRPAKIQAQLSVDRPYPRHRDDPYLVDLRRQIMGLLGLGENW, encoded by the coding sequence ATGGTAGCCCTGGCACACGCGGTATCGGCTTCGGAAGGATTGGCGCTGCGCATAGAAAACCTCAGCCATGGTTTTGCTCTGGACGGCCAGCATTTGCCGGTGTTGGAGCGGGTGTCCCTGGACGTGGCGCCGGGAGAGTTTGTGGCTTTACTCGGGCCTTCGGGGTGCGGCAAGTCCACCTTGCTGCGCCTGGTGGCGGGGCTGGAACCGGCGGACGCCGGACGACTGTTGGCCGATGGCGAACCCATCACCGGGCCGGACCCGAGCCGTGTGGTGGTATTCCAGGACCCGACCCTGTACCCATGGCGCCGGGTGTGGGACAACGTCGCCCTCGGCCTGGAAGCCCAAGGCCTGCTCAAGACCCATTCTGCCAAAGTCGATGAGGCTCTGGACAAGGTCGGCCTCGGCCAGTTCGCCCGCGCCTATCCTCGGCAATTGTCCGGCGGCATGGCCCAGCGGGTGGCGTTGGCCCGTGCACTGGTCAATCAGCCGCGGTTGCTGATCCTCGACGAACCCTTGGGCAAGCTCGACTCCCTGACCCGCATCACCATGCAAAAAGAGCTGATCGACCTGTGGCAGCGCCAGGGCTACACGGCGTTGCTGGTGACCCACGATGTGGAAGAAGCCTTGCTGCTGGCTAACCGGGTGATTGTGTTCAGCGACCGCCCGGCGAAGATCCAGGCACAGTTGAGCGTCGATAGGCCCTATCCACGGCACCGGGACGATCCTTACCTGGTGGACCTGCGGCGGCAGATAATGGGCCTGCTGGGGTTGGGCGAAAACTGGTAG